Proteins co-encoded in one Arthrobacter globiformis genomic window:
- a CDS encoding helix-turn-helix domain-containing protein: MPTEETPGIHCRLDELLADRGMTLTELSKRVGVSLVNLSVLKNDRAKAIRFSTLTAICDALDCQVGDLLVTSGGTAGIP, translated from the coding sequence ATGCCGACTGAGGAAACCCCAGGAATCCATTGCCGGCTCGACGAGCTGCTGGCAGACCGCGGGATGACCCTGACCGAACTGAGCAAGCGGGTCGGCGTCAGCCTGGTGAACCTGTCGGTGCTGAAAAACGACAGGGCCAAAGCGATCAGGTTCTCCACCTTGACAGCTATCTGTGACGCCTTGGACTGCCAGGTCGGGGACCTTCTGGTTACCTCAGGCGGCACCGCTGGCATTCCCTGA
- a CDS encoding GNAT family N-acetyltransferase — translation MAALPAEFAVRRIGPADAGALIALAATDNLFDEDPGMAPSGEITPDGARDFLADPAVLFWLAEAGGQTVGFLHCCIQRRRTPGPWAELLLMEMGTHADWRHRGIGRALIAEMEVWMRGNGVAEVWVPANTYAVGFYRKCGFATDEGEILVKELH, via the coding sequence GTGGCTGCTCTGCCGGCCGAATTCGCCGTCCGCAGGATCGGGCCGGCGGATGCCGGCGCGCTCATCGCGCTGGCTGCTACGGACAACCTCTTTGACGAGGACCCGGGGATGGCGCCGTCGGGGGAAATAACCCCCGACGGCGCCCGGGACTTCCTCGCCGACCCCGCGGTTCTCTTCTGGCTGGCAGAGGCCGGGGGACAGACCGTGGGTTTCCTCCACTGCTGCATCCAGCGGCGCCGGACGCCCGGCCCCTGGGCCGAGCTGCTGCTGATGGAGATGGGAACCCACGCCGACTGGCGCCATCGGGGTATCGGGCGGGCGCTTATTGCCGAGATGGAGGTCTGGATGAGGGGCAACGGAGTGGCGGAAGTGTGGGTTCCGGCCAACACGTACGCCGTCGGCTTCTACCGCAAATGCGGTTTCGCTACGGACGAAGGCGAAATCCTGGTCAAGGAGCTTCATTGA
- a CDS encoding DUF805 domain-containing protein codes for MSYQQYPQQQAYQAGGGEPPLWAPYYGAPFPVAVRRFFKKYATFSGRASRSEYWWWVLVAVVVGIIINIITAVGGSAGATVAANGTAVPGPGAVVGYVLIAIWGLATIVPSLALTARRLHDVNLSGWFVLLGLVPFLGGIALLVLTILPSKPEGQRFDAPTA; via the coding sequence ATGAGCTATCAGCAATATCCACAGCAGCAGGCCTACCAGGCGGGAGGCGGCGAACCGCCGCTTTGGGCACCGTACTACGGGGCGCCCTTTCCGGTAGCAGTCCGCCGATTTTTCAAGAAGTACGCCACGTTCTCGGGCCGTGCGAGCCGGAGCGAGTACTGGTGGTGGGTGCTCGTCGCGGTCGTGGTCGGCATCATCATCAACATCATCACGGCAGTCGGGGGTTCGGCGGGAGCAACCGTGGCCGCCAACGGTACTGCAGTGCCCGGTCCGGGCGCAGTGGTTGGTTATGTCCTGATCGCCATCTGGGGACTGGCCACCATCGTGCCGTCGCTGGCCTTGACTGCGCGGCGTCTCCACGATGTGAACCTGAGTGGCTGGTTTGTGCTGCTGGGTCTCGTGCCGTTCCTTGGAGGCATAGCACTGCTGGTCCTGACCATCCTGCCGTCCAAGCCCGAAGGGCAGCGGTTCGACGCGCCGACGGCCTGA
- a CDS encoding ABC transporter ATP-binding protein translates to MTVHGPQQVLELAKVSRTFGQGATAVAALRDVDLTINAGEFVAVMGPSGSGKSSLLALAGGLDRPTSGGVFVESTPLAGLGLNALARLRRRAVGYVFQDFNLVPTLSAVENAALPLELDGVPARKAHRQALDALRQVGIPELADRFMDEMSGGQQQRVAIARAIVGSRRLILADEPTGALDSTTGHGVMEVLRSRADAGAAVMLVTHEARHAAWADRVVFIRDGRIVDEAAAMHDPAVLLAPAG, encoded by the coding sequence GTGACCGTGCACGGACCGCAGCAGGTCCTCGAGCTCGCCAAAGTCAGCAGGACCTTCGGGCAGGGAGCGACGGCCGTTGCCGCCCTGCGGGATGTGGACCTCACCATCAACGCCGGGGAATTCGTCGCGGTGATGGGGCCGTCCGGCTCCGGAAAATCATCGCTGTTGGCGCTGGCGGGCGGACTGGACCGGCCGACGTCGGGCGGCGTCTTTGTGGAGTCAACGCCCTTGGCGGGGCTGGGACTGAACGCGCTGGCACGGCTCCGCCGCCGTGCCGTGGGCTACGTCTTCCAGGACTTCAACCTGGTTCCGACGCTGTCGGCCGTGGAAAATGCCGCACTGCCGCTCGAACTCGACGGCGTGCCGGCCAGGAAAGCGCACCGGCAGGCACTGGATGCCCTGCGGCAGGTGGGGATCCCCGAGCTCGCGGACCGGTTCATGGATGAAATGTCCGGCGGGCAGCAGCAGCGCGTGGCCATCGCCCGCGCCATTGTGGGGAGCCGCCGGCTGATCCTCGCCGATGAGCCCACCGGCGCGCTGGATTCCACCACCGGCCACGGCGTGATGGAGGTGCTCCGCTCCCGCGCCGACGCCGGCGCCGCCGTCATGCTGGTCACGCACGAGGCCCGCCATGCCGCGTGGGCGGACCGCGTGGTCTTCATCCGCGACGGCCGGATCGTGGATGAGGCAGCGGCCATGCACGATCCCGCAGTCCTCCTGGCACCGGCCGGCTGA
- a CDS encoding bacterial proteasome activator family protein: MSDPEDTQPTQAAAPQAAVEPSQPGVQPAAQPAAEPSVPQEEEPVEGTTLDAEAPGRPEAEKSKRASLQDLVDEPAKVMRIGTMIRQLLEEVKSAPLDDAARGRLAEIHERSVKELEDGLAPELVQELERISLPFPDDGTPSDAELRIAQAQLVGWLEGLFHGIQTAIAAQHAAREHALAQMQLRQLPPGTVIAPGVVIGDNGEPQRATAPQPGADPLHPGRKEDSDHGPGQYL, from the coding sequence ATGAGCGATCCCGAAGACACTCAACCCACCCAGGCGGCGGCTCCGCAGGCAGCCGTCGAGCCCAGCCAGCCGGGCGTTCAGCCCGCTGCGCAGCCGGCAGCGGAGCCTTCCGTGCCACAGGAAGAGGAGCCCGTGGAGGGCACCACGCTGGATGCGGAGGCTCCCGGCCGCCCCGAGGCCGAAAAGTCGAAAAGGGCCAGCCTGCAGGACCTCGTGGATGAGCCTGCCAAGGTGATGCGGATCGGCACGATGATCCGGCAACTGCTGGAAGAAGTGAAGTCGGCGCCCCTGGACGACGCCGCACGGGGCCGCCTGGCGGAGATCCACGAGCGGTCCGTCAAGGAGCTCGAGGACGGACTCGCGCCGGAACTGGTGCAGGAGCTGGAACGGATCAGCCTGCCCTTCCCGGACGACGGCACACCGTCGGACGCCGAACTGCGGATCGCGCAGGCCCAGCTGGTGGGCTGGCTGGAAGGCCTGTTCCATGGCATCCAGACGGCCATCGCCGCCCAGCACGCAGCCCGGGAACACGCGCTCGCCCAGATGCAGCTCCGGCAGCTTCCGCCAGGCACTGTCATCGCACCCGGCGTCGTCATCGGTGATAACGGCGAGCCGCAGCGTGCCACGGCACCGCAGCCCGGTGCCGACCCGCTGCATCCGGGTCGCAAGGAAGACTCCGACCACGGCCCCGGCCAGTATTTGTAG
- a CDS encoding carbon starvation CstA family protein: protein MGTMPEDGTRTAAEDLNPAADESLPPTSVDDAVRDAEERRWTPAKIAIWVAIALLGGVAWFMLAIVRGETVNAIWFVFASVCTYLIGYRFYSKVIERYLLKPDDRRATPAEYKADGKDYVRTDRNVLFGHHFAAIAGAGPLVGPVIAAQMGYLPGTIWIIIGVVLAGAVQDYVVMFFSMRRGGRSLGQMAREELGVIGGTAALVATLLIMVIIVAILALVVVNALGESPWGVFSVGMTIPIALFMGVYLRYLRPGKVMEVSIIGFVLLMAAIIGGGAVAGTEWGAAFFHLDKVTIAWGLIVYGFIAAILPVWLLLAPRDYLSTFMKIGVIAMLAVAIIVVRPEITVPAFSEFAGRENGPVFSGALFPFLFVTIACGALSGFHALISSGTTPKLIEKERQTRFIGYGGMLMESFVAIMALVAAISIDRGIYFAMNAPAALTGGTVETAAQWVNGLGLAGVNITPDVLAQTASNVGEESIVSRSGGAPTLAVGLAHIMQQFIGGTGMMAFWYHFAIMFEALFILTAVDAGTRVARFMLQDSIGNFAPKFKEASWRPGAWLCTAIMVGAWGAVLLMGVTDPLGGINTLFPLFGIANQLLAAIALAVCMAIAAKRGSFRYLWIVAVPLAFTAVVTITASIHKIFSSVPAVGYFANNAAFSKALADGKTSFGTAKTTAAMEAVVRNTMIQGWLSVIFVVLSIIVIVTAVVATVKAVRNTTAGVPNVNNEDRPHPSRVYAPAGLIPTPAERQLMAEWNKLPADLRVERAGHH, encoded by the coding sequence ATGGGCACCATGCCTGAGGACGGGACCCGAACCGCGGCCGAGGACCTGAATCCCGCCGCGGATGAATCGCTGCCGCCGACGTCCGTTGATGACGCGGTCCGCGACGCCGAAGAGCGCAGATGGACCCCTGCGAAGATCGCCATCTGGGTGGCCATCGCACTCCTGGGCGGCGTGGCCTGGTTCATGCTGGCAATTGTCAGGGGCGAAACGGTCAACGCCATCTGGTTCGTGTTTGCCTCGGTGTGCACATACCTGATCGGCTACCGCTTTTACTCTAAAGTCATTGAGCGGTATCTGCTGAAGCCCGATGACCGCCGCGCAACGCCGGCCGAATACAAGGCCGACGGCAAGGACTACGTCCGCACTGACCGCAACGTCCTCTTCGGACACCACTTCGCCGCCATTGCCGGAGCCGGCCCGCTCGTGGGGCCCGTAATCGCCGCCCAAATGGGGTATCTCCCCGGCACCATCTGGATCATCATCGGCGTCGTCCTCGCTGGTGCGGTCCAGGACTACGTGGTCATGTTCTTCTCCATGCGCCGCGGCGGCCGTTCCCTCGGCCAGATGGCGCGCGAGGAGCTCGGCGTCATCGGCGGGACCGCCGCCCTCGTGGCCACCCTGCTGATCATGGTGATCATCGTCGCGATCCTGGCGCTCGTCGTCGTCAACGCCCTGGGGGAGAGCCCCTGGGGCGTCTTCTCCGTGGGCATGACCATCCCGATCGCGCTGTTCATGGGCGTGTACCTGCGGTACCTGCGTCCTGGCAAGGTCATGGAGGTTTCCATCATCGGGTTCGTGCTGCTCATGGCGGCGATCATCGGCGGCGGCGCCGTGGCAGGCACGGAATGGGGCGCGGCGTTCTTCCACCTGGACAAGGTCACCATCGCGTGGGGCCTCATCGTCTATGGCTTCATCGCTGCCATCCTGCCCGTGTGGCTCCTGCTCGCACCGCGCGACTACCTCTCGACGTTCATGAAGATCGGCGTGATCGCGATGCTCGCCGTGGCCATCATCGTCGTGCGCCCCGAAATCACTGTTCCCGCCTTCAGCGAGTTCGCCGGCCGCGAGAACGGTCCGGTCTTCTCCGGGGCACTGTTCCCGTTCCTGTTCGTCACCATCGCCTGCGGCGCGCTGTCCGGCTTCCACGCCCTGATTTCCTCCGGCACCACGCCGAAGCTCATCGAGAAGGAGCGGCAGACCCGCTTCATCGGCTACGGCGGCATGCTGATGGAATCCTTCGTCGCCATCATGGCGCTGGTGGCCGCGATTTCGATCGACCGCGGGATCTACTTCGCCATGAACGCCCCCGCGGCACTGACCGGAGGAACGGTGGAGACGGCGGCCCAGTGGGTCAACGGGCTCGGCCTGGCCGGCGTCAACATCACTCCCGACGTACTGGCCCAGACCGCCTCGAATGTGGGCGAGGAAAGCATCGTCTCGCGCTCCGGCGGTGCACCGACGCTCGCCGTGGGCCTCGCCCACATCATGCAGCAGTTCATCGGCGGCACCGGCATGATGGCCTTCTGGTACCACTTCGCGATTATGTTCGAGGCTCTGTTCATCCTCACAGCGGTCGACGCCGGAACCCGCGTTGCGCGGTTCATGTTGCAGGATTCGATCGGGAACTTTGCCCCGAAGTTCAAGGAAGCGTCCTGGCGGCCCGGCGCGTGGCTTTGCACGGCCATCATGGTGGGCGCCTGGGGCGCGGTGCTTCTGATGGGTGTCACCGACCCGCTGGGCGGCATCAACACCCTGTTCCCGCTGTTCGGCATCGCCAACCAGCTGCTGGCCGCGATTGCGCTGGCCGTGTGCATGGCCATCGCGGCGAAGCGCGGCTCGTTCAGGTACCTGTGGATCGTGGCCGTGCCGCTGGCCTTCACTGCCGTCGTCACCATTACGGCAAGCATCCACAAGATCTTCTCCTCCGTGCCGGCAGTGGGCTATTTCGCCAACAACGCCGCCTTCAGCAAGGCGCTGGCCGACGGGAAGACCTCCTTCGGTACGGCCAAGACCACCGCGGCCATGGAGGCGGTGGTCCGCAACACCATGATCCAGGGCTGGCTGTCCGTCATCTTCGTGGTCCTGAGCATCATTGTCATCGTTACGGCGGTGGTGGCCACGGTGAAGGCCGTCCGGAACACCACGGCCGGCGTTCCCAACGTCAATAACGAGGACCGGCCACATCCGTCGCGTGTGTACGCGCCCGCCGGGCTGATCCCCACCCCAGCCGAACGCCAGCTCATGGCGGAATGGAACAAGCTGCCCGCCGACCTGCGTGTCGAGCGCGCAGGCCATCACTGA
- a CDS encoding SRPBCC family protein produces METVEETVDVAVPVHTAYNQWTQFESFPQFMSGVESVTQLSNTTNHWVTKVGGVKREFDTEIVDQEPDDRIAWRSTDGKSHAGIIRFTPLDANHTKVKVHFEWAPETVTEKAGAALKIDEMQVKADMRKFKDFIESRGTETGGWRGEVEDTGPTGQF; encoded by the coding sequence ATGGAAACTGTTGAAGAGACCGTTGATGTCGCAGTTCCGGTCCATACGGCCTATAACCAGTGGACACAGTTCGAATCATTTCCGCAGTTCATGTCCGGCGTGGAATCCGTAACCCAGCTGAGCAACACCACCAATCACTGGGTTACGAAGGTCGGCGGCGTGAAGCGGGAATTTGATACGGAGATAGTGGACCAGGAGCCGGATGATCGGATCGCCTGGCGCAGCACCGACGGCAAGTCCCATGCCGGCATCATCAGGTTCACGCCACTGGACGCCAATCACACCAAGGTGAAGGTCCACTTCGAGTGGGCGCCGGAAACCGTTACTGAGAAAGCGGGCGCGGCCCTGAAAATCGACGAAATGCAGGTGAAGGCCGACATGCGGAAGTTCAAGGACTTCATTGAATCACGCGGCACCGAAACCGGTGGCTGGCGCGGCGAAGTCGAGGACACCGGCCCCACCGGGCAGTTCTAG
- a CDS encoding PadR family transcriptional regulator, with protein sequence MSIRHSLLALLQDQPRYGYQLRVEFEDRTGSTWPLNIGQVYTTLDRLERDGLVSNDGGDGEGHVVYSITDAGRAEVQGWFATPVERSNPPRNELAIKLALAVTLPGVDVAAIIQAQRAASMRALQDYTKSRRDTAANQRAADTAWLLVLDSLIFQTEAEIRWLDLCEARMVQLAQGSGTRNPARRPSNGVTVEEAAPLTAENRR encoded by the coding sequence ATGTCCATCCGCCACAGCCTCCTCGCCCTCCTGCAGGACCAGCCGCGTTACGGCTACCAGCTCAGGGTCGAATTCGAAGACCGCACAGGGTCCACCTGGCCGCTGAACATCGGGCAGGTCTACACCACCCTCGACCGGCTGGAACGTGACGGCCTTGTCAGCAACGACGGCGGCGACGGCGAAGGCCACGTCGTGTACAGCATCACCGACGCCGGCAGGGCGGAGGTCCAGGGCTGGTTTGCGACGCCGGTGGAACGCAGCAATCCGCCGCGCAACGAGCTTGCCATCAAGCTGGCGCTCGCCGTCACCCTGCCCGGGGTGGACGTGGCAGCCATCATCCAGGCCCAGCGCGCCGCTTCCATGCGCGCTTTGCAGGACTATACGAAGTCCCGGCGGGACACCGCGGCCAACCAGCGGGCGGCGGACACGGCGTGGCTGCTGGTGCTGGATTCGCTGATCTTCCAGACGGAGGCCGAGATCCGCTGGCTGGACCTGTGCGAGGCCAGGATGGTGCAGCTTGCGCAGGGCTCCGGGACGCGCAACCCGGCACGTAGGCCATCCAACGGGGTCACTGTGGAAGAGGCTGCCCCGCTCACAGCGGAGAACCGCCGGTGA
- a CDS encoding YbdD/YjiX family protein, translating to MPPVAQALRGFSRYLQGVMGADAYRKYLEHHAAAGHGTPPMDERAFWRDRADRQDTNPQGRCC from the coding sequence ATGCCCCCAGTGGCGCAGGCGCTTCGCGGCTTCTCGCGGTACCTGCAGGGAGTCATGGGGGCTGACGCGTACAGGAAGTATCTGGAGCACCATGCTGCGGCCGGCCACGGTACGCCGCCCATGGACGAGCGTGCGTTCTGGCGGGACCGGGCGGACCGGCAGGACACCAACCCGCAGGGCAGGTGCTGCTGA
- a CDS encoding GlsB/YeaQ/YmgE family stress response membrane protein, translated as MGILGFLLLGLIAGAIAKAILPGRQGGGWIITLVLGVVGAILGGWIGSLIFGGGLGDFFDLRTWLLSILGAVIVLLIYGAVTRRSRV; from the coding sequence ATGGGAATTCTTGGATTTCTCCTGCTCGGTCTGATTGCGGGGGCCATTGCAAAAGCCATTCTTCCCGGGAGGCAGGGCGGCGGTTGGATTATCACCCTCGTCTTGGGTGTCGTCGGGGCCATCCTCGGCGGCTGGATCGGTTCGCTGATCTTCGGTGGTGGCTTGGGTGACTTCTTCGACCTGAGGACCTGGCTGTTGTCCATCCTCGGAGCTGTCATTGTGTTGCTGATCTACGGCGCCGTCACACGCAGAAGCCGGGTCTGA
- a CDS encoding nuclear transport factor 2 family protein encodes MGTREDVDLVRRGYEAFGAGDMDTLRGLFTEDAVWHLGGSGGLSGDKQGLDAILAYFGELFTRSDGTIRVDLDDLIGGENHTVGFQRVHAQRNGAAIDQRAVLVFALKDGKVSEVYEFPEDTAKAADFWS; translated from the coding sequence ATGGGAACCCGGGAAGATGTTGATTTGGTGCGGCGGGGTTACGAAGCGTTCGGTGCAGGGGACATGGACACTCTCCGCGGCCTGTTCACCGAGGACGCCGTCTGGCATCTGGGAGGCAGCGGCGGGCTGTCCGGTGACAAGCAGGGCCTGGACGCCATCCTCGCCTACTTCGGCGAACTGTTCACACGATCCGACGGCACAATCAGGGTCGACTTGGATGATCTGATCGGCGGGGAAAATCACACCGTTGGCTTCCAGAGGGTGCACGCGCAACGCAACGGCGCAGCCATCGACCAACGCGCCGTCCTCGTCTTCGCACTAAAAGACGGCAAAGTCAGCGAGGTATACGAATTCCCGGAGGACACCGCCAAGGCCGCCGATTTCTGGTCCTGA
- a CDS encoding aldo/keto reductase: protein MTSSPTLTFNDGNTIPQLGYGVWQVEDDVAEKVVFQAFQAGFRHIDTAKIYGNESGVGRAIASSGLSAEEIFITTKLWNADQGYESTLAAFEESLERLGLETLDLYLIHWLQPKQDKYVDTWKALIELQKRGKVKSIGVSNFTIEGLQRIIDETGVVPAINQVELHPYFSQSELREFNAAQGILTQAWSPLGQGGELLEDPIIAGIAQKHGATPAQVVIAWHLAIGNVVIPKSVTESRIRENFDALNVTLDAEDVAAINGLDRTADGTGRIGPDPAVSDFA from the coding sequence ATGACTTCTTCACCAACACTGACATTCAATGACGGCAACACCATTCCCCAGCTGGGCTACGGGGTTTGGCAGGTTGAAGACGACGTAGCCGAGAAGGTTGTCTTCCAGGCGTTCCAGGCCGGCTTCCGCCACATCGACACCGCCAAGATCTACGGCAACGAATCCGGCGTCGGCCGCGCGATCGCCAGCTCCGGGCTGTCGGCGGAGGAAATCTTCATCACCACCAAGCTGTGGAACGCCGACCAAGGCTACGAATCCACGCTTGCCGCGTTCGAGGAGTCACTGGAGCGCCTGGGCCTTGAAACACTGGACCTCTACCTCATCCACTGGCTCCAGCCCAAGCAGGACAAGTACGTGGACACCTGGAAGGCGCTCATCGAACTTCAGAAGCGCGGCAAGGTCAAGTCCATCGGCGTCTCAAACTTCACCATCGAAGGCCTGCAGCGGATCATCGACGAGACCGGCGTGGTTCCGGCCATCAACCAGGTGGAACTGCACCCGTACTTCAGCCAGTCGGAACTGCGGGAATTCAATGCCGCCCAGGGCATCCTGACCCAGGCCTGGTCTCCGCTTGGCCAGGGCGGTGAGCTCCTCGAGGACCCGATTATCGCGGGCATCGCACAGAAGCACGGCGCCACTCCGGCGCAGGTGGTCATCGCATGGCACCTCGCCATCGGAAACGTCGTCATCCCCAAGTCCGTCACCGAGTCCAGGATCCGTGAGAACTTTGACGCCCTGAACGTCACGCTGGACGCCGAGGACGTTGCGGCCATTAATGGGCTGGACCGCACCGCGGACGGAACCGGCAGGATCGGCCCGGACCCGGCAGTCTCTGACTTCGCCTAA
- a CDS encoding FtsX-like permease family protein produces MALDVAPVPYGRWHSFRLALRMARRDISRHRGRSLLIILLILLPVAGMTGAAALAQSMQETPAERVQYQLGSTQARFRSMPASNAETVQDPVLETATMTRNFTIDPDFTPRNPRDAIPAGYEVLTETQLTLTVRARASHGGASDVPVMAKAVDALNPAFTRKYTLLQGRPAAARDEILVSPGALERFGIRLGDRLTTADGTFAVVGTLRDATYSDGNPILFLKPGQAAMGRPAQGSPLRETMYYLVGSKPVTWDQIRDLNRYGIAVLSRAVALDPPVPSGAAAGSGPMDAAGYVTGVLIGALALLEVGLLAGAAFAVGAKRQVRELALLAASGAEAPTVRAVVTAAGLWLGTIAVVAGAVLGAGGAAAVVGIARHLGSVRFPGFHLDILPTVAAMAMGLLACFLAAVVPARQVARQAVLGALKSGRAPAVLGPWPARVGVLLLVVAIICLAAGRTLGLTGDLDAVAARTPLVAALLTGGAVLAVVALVLLTGTFVKVLTARTAWLPLPLRMAARDSARNRSRTVPAVAAVLAAATLASAAMVLSASQMQEATRTHMWAAQENQVSLPLETAPVPSPGTASAPPIDPAAVAAALQRELSTVQWTQILKGPVLSKCDMQASADGSLPAKTDGVDCRQYKLAVPAGHECPATPQGRVLDGQDWRCNGSMFPAGAAGQLPPLVVGGVDELRALLGREPSPAAVEALNSGGVVVSNPVFEKDGKTTLQSYDVRQPVPGPGSVVAYKPQSNTVLPAVVEAPEVPVPFYGVIPPGTASKLGIHVDNSVLLAQLSAYPEAAEQDRASAALAQVYRIQALGFYVEPGADHTGSELLWLIVGTSALITLSAAGITTGLALADARADHMTLAGVGAPPRLRKALAGAQSLMTASLGTSLGVAAGVVPSLLLIGATRMFAEPVVPWLPLLALLVAVPLTGSALAWVFARARLPVSRRSLS; encoded by the coding sequence ATGGCCCTTGACGTTGCGCCTGTGCCGTACGGCCGGTGGCACAGTTTCCGTCTTGCCCTTCGGATGGCGCGCCGGGACATCAGCCGGCACCGCGGCCGCTCCCTGCTGATCATCCTGCTGATCCTGCTGCCCGTTGCCGGCATGACCGGTGCCGCGGCCCTGGCGCAAAGCATGCAGGAAACGCCGGCGGAACGGGTGCAGTACCAGCTGGGCAGCACGCAGGCGCGGTTCCGCAGCATGCCTGCCTCGAACGCCGAGACGGTGCAGGACCCCGTGCTTGAGACGGCAACTATGACGCGGAACTTCACCATCGATCCGGACTTCACACCGCGGAATCCGCGGGACGCCATCCCGGCGGGCTACGAAGTCCTCACCGAAACGCAGCTCACACTCACGGTCAGGGCCCGCGCGTCCCATGGCGGCGCGTCGGATGTCCCGGTGATGGCCAAGGCCGTCGACGCCCTGAACCCCGCCTTCACCCGCAAATACACACTTCTGCAGGGCAGGCCCGCCGCCGCCCGTGACGAAATCCTCGTCTCGCCCGGTGCGCTGGAACGCTTTGGAATCCGCCTCGGCGACAGGCTGACGACGGCGGACGGCACCTTCGCCGTCGTCGGCACCCTCCGGGATGCCACCTACTCGGACGGCAACCCCATCCTGTTCCTGAAGCCTGGCCAGGCGGCCATGGGCCGCCCGGCCCAGGGGAGTCCGCTCCGCGAAACGATGTATTACCTCGTGGGCTCAAAACCCGTAACGTGGGACCAGATTCGTGACCTGAACAGGTATGGCATCGCGGTGCTGTCCCGCGCCGTGGCACTCGATCCGCCGGTCCCGTCCGGTGCTGCCGCCGGCTCCGGGCCCATGGACGCCGCCGGCTACGTTACCGGCGTGCTGATCGGGGCACTTGCCCTGCTCGAAGTGGGCCTGCTGGCCGGTGCAGCGTTTGCTGTGGGAGCTAAGCGCCAAGTCCGGGAGCTCGCGCTGCTTGCCGCAAGCGGTGCGGAAGCACCCACGGTGCGGGCGGTGGTGACCGCCGCCGGGCTGTGGCTTGGGACTATCGCCGTGGTTGCCGGTGCCGTGCTGGGGGCCGGTGGGGCCGCGGCTGTGGTGGGCATAGCAAGGCACCTCGGCTCCGTCCGCTTCCCCGGGTTCCATCTGGACATCCTGCCCACTGTGGCTGCGATGGCCATGGGCCTGCTGGCATGTTTCCTGGCCGCCGTGGTTCCTGCCCGGCAGGTTGCGCGGCAGGCGGTGCTCGGCGCCTTGAAGTCCGGCCGCGCACCCGCTGTTTTGGGGCCCTGGCCCGCGCGGGTGGGAGTCCTTCTGCTGGTTGTGGCCATCATCTGCCTGGCGGCCGGGCGAACGCTGGGGCTGACCGGTGACCTGGACGCCGTCGCTGCCCGCACCCCGCTGGTCGCGGCGTTGCTCACCGGCGGCGCGGTCCTGGCGGTTGTGGCTCTGGTGCTGCTCACCGGGACGTTCGTGAAGGTCCTGACTGCACGCACGGCCTGGCTGCCGCTGCCACTGCGGATGGCCGCCCGTGACTCTGCCAGGAACCGCAGCCGCACGGTTCCCGCCGTGGCGGCAGTTCTCGCCGCCGCAACGCTGGCCAGTGCCGCGATGGTCCTCTCCGCCAGCCAGATGCAGGAGGCAACGCGCACGCACATGTGGGCTGCGCAGGAAAACCAGGTCTCGCTGCCGCTGGAAACCGCTCCTGTCCCATCGCCGGGGACGGCCTCCGCCCCGCCCATTGACCCGGCTGCCGTGGCCGCGGCACTGCAGCGGGAGCTCAGCACCGTGCAGTGGACGCAGATCCTGAAGGGCCCGGTGCTGAGCAAGTGCGACATGCAGGCGTCCGCCGACGGATCCCTTCCCGCCAAAACGGACGGAGTGGACTGCCGGCAATACAAGCTCGCGGTGCCGGCCGGCCATGAATGCCCCGCTACGCCACAGGGCCGCGTCCTGGACGGGCAGGACTGGCGGTGCAACGGATCGATGTTCCCGGCGGGAGCCGCCGGCCAGCTTCCGCCCTTAGTGGTTGGCGGCGTCGACGAGCTGCGGGCACTGCTGGGCCGGGAACCCAGTCCTGCGGCGGTGGAGGCACTGAACAGCGGCGGAGTGGTGGTCAGCAACCCGGTCTTCGAAAAGGACGGGAAAACCACGCTCCAGTCCTATGACGTTCGCCAGCCCGTTCCCGGCCCCGGTTCCGTCGTTGCCTACAAGCCCCAGAGCAACACAGTGCTGCCGGCTGTCGTGGAGGCGCCGGAGGTGCCGGTCCCGTTCTACGGAGTCATCCCGCCTGGCACCGCGTCCAAGCTGGGCATCCACGTCGACAACTCCGTTCTGCTCGCCCAGCTGTCCGCATACCCGGAAGCCGCTGAGCAGGATCGGGCGTCGGCGGCACTTGCGCAGGTTTACCGGATCCAGGCCCTGGGCTTCTACGTTGAGCCGGGAGCGGACCACACCGGGTCCGAACTGCTGTGGCTGATCGTTGGCACCAGTGCACTCATCACCCTCAGCGCCGCCGGCATCACCACGGGCCTGGCGCTCGCCGATGCCCGGGCAGACCACATGACGCTGGCGGGGGTCGGGGCGCCACCGCGGCTGCGGAAGGCACTGGCCGGTGCGCAGTCGCTCATGACCGCGTCCCTCGGCACCTCGCTCGGAGTGGCCGCCGGCGTGGTGCCCTCACTCCTCCTCATTGGGGCCACCCGGATGTTTGCAGAGCCCGTCGTCCCGTGGTTGCCGCTGCTGGCCCTGCTCGTTGCCGTGCCGCTGACCGGCAGCGCACTGGCCTGGGTCTTTGCCCGTGCCCGCCTGCCGGTGTCCCGGCGAAGTCTCAGCTGA